One genomic window of Quercus lobata isolate SW786 chromosome 9, ValleyOak3.0 Primary Assembly, whole genome shotgun sequence includes the following:
- the LOC115961372 gene encoding uncharacterized protein LOC115961372, producing the protein MNILIWNSRGALKPAFQTYVHELTRRHDLAIFVVMETKLGGSKAKEITDRLPFDGAIHMETIGFTGGLWLLWNEDQVVIQKLAKTEQEIHVEVKVHALNLSWIFSAIYASPRNEERCVLWSNLCKVANLHNMPWIMGGDFNEPLVQEDKFGGRGVSVNQSLAFKDCLDLCNMIDMGFNGPRYT; encoded by the coding sequence ATGAATATTCTGATTTGGAATAGTAGAGGAGCGTTAAAACCCGCTTTCCAGACATATGTTCATGAGTTAACTAGGCGGCATGATCTGGCTATTTTTGTAGTGATGGAGACTAAATTGGGTGGTAGCAAAGCCAAGGAAATCACAGATAGGCTGCCTTTTGATGGAGCCATTCATATGGAGACAATTGGTTTCACTGGTGGGTTGTGGTTGCTGTGGAACGAGGATCAAGTGGTGATTCAGAAGCTAGCTAAAACTGAGCAGGAAATTCACGTAGAAGTAAAGGTACATGCCTTAAATCTCTCTTGGATTTTCTCAGCtatttatgctagtcctaggaATGAAGAGAGATGTGTTCTCTGGAGCAATTTATGTAAGGTTGCAAATTTACATAATATGCCATGGATTATGGGGGGCGATTTTAATGAACCTCTTGTGCAAGAGGATAAATTTGGAGGCAGGGGTGTTAGTGTGAATCAGTCTCTGGCCTTTAAAGATTGCTTAGATTTATGCAATATGATTGATATGGGTTTTAATGGTCCAAGGTATACCTAG